In the genome of Mycoplasma seminis, one region contains:
- a CDS encoding S8 family serine peptidase translates to MKKSWKIKNIFAILGIGLLPIVSTSFISATINKEVKTKNIDELSKDKNISINSKNNYQISEFDYEILKEFYKPYYNKLGLRYHLNQYSKGAKLDKNSPYNKVGIIEVDNSNLSYLPSKLVDFEINKKENIANNVYDTHGIGVASLIGTDTGINKKANIFFTSLTDNGNDYRESLDYMVKNGVNIINMSFETVDFYTKLDSKNIVHKGQGRNFESEIPTNTYDKDSKLITDKWIFDVKKDITNNFFYKQNLNNYLFFKNLVHIINLYDDIMGNKTNYYSMKSAEIRFNEIMDEYIKKYNLIIVKSAGNKARNRNDFRKYWKDITEHYEDFKEYILYNENIKGLFPPNIQKFIKYVVKNNSILFKIFWNQKERFSDPTWIKNKLINAMEEINNFPQAQNVIYVGAVDYNNIPTEFSSYTLNKSEISPLISAYGEHSDKDDEFIKNNNEGLLTRRESNEKLRKNNGVSQRDYEFEKTYNEIANFNGTSMAAPIITGMLSLLQTQNNKLFNVSEAKTLLVASATYANTYTENTKYDDIKVKNEFWKNNRSKSKSGFGIPKYFKMQKFISNNMLKTFTPEEFNSSRGFNNVYSSEFIDSKSQIDAIKHTASFISYSTDEVITTELLRSLKTRTEWEMVSTFKNMYLAKKNTIKVFNDEKNPIDVFAEVTWGSQLRAKQSMSPNSNTEKLNFGNYKKSHVKYEYFIISHQLENILNILEQVYTDDTKLNPRGYDKDIMEAYIKMIYWRQLAYKISFSYIKEIHETE, encoded by the coding sequence ATGAAAAAAAGTTGAAAAATTAAAAATATATTCGCAATTTTAGGAATAGGATTATTGCCTATTGTTTCGACTTCGTTTATTTCAGCAACTATAAATAAAGAAGTAAAAACTAAAAACATTGATGAATTATCTAAGGATAAAAATATTTCGATAAACTCAAAAAACAATTATCAAATATCTGAGTTTGATTATGAAATTTTAAAAGAGTTTTATAAACCATATTATAATAAACTTGGGCTCAGATATCATCTTAACCAATATTCAAAAGGCGCAAAATTAGATAAGAATTCACCATATAATAAAGTTGGTATTATTGAAGTGGATAATTCTAATTTATCATATTTACCATCGAAATTAGTTGATTTTGAAATTAATAAAAAAGAGAATATCGCAAACAATGTATATGACACTCATGGTATAGGAGTAGCTTCGCTCATTGGAACAGATACTGGAATTAATAAAAAAGCTAATATATTTTTTACATCATTAACCGATAATGGAAATGATTATAGAGAATCGTTAGATTATATGGTGAAAAATGGAGTAAATATTATAAATATGAGTTTTGAAACAGTTGATTTTTATACTAAATTAGATTCTAAAAATATAGTGCACAAAGGGCAAGGAAGAAATTTTGAATCCGAAATACCTACAAACACATACGACAAAGATTCTAAGCTTATAACTGATAAATGAATATTTGATGTAAAAAAAGATATAACAAATAATTTCTTTTATAAGCAAAATCTTAATAATTATTTATTTTTTAAAAATTTAGTTCATATAATCAATTTATATGACGATATTATGGGCAATAAAACTAATTATTATTCAATGAAATCTGCAGAGATTAGATTTAATGAAATTATGGATGAATATATTAAAAAATATAATTTAATAATAGTCAAATCTGCTGGTAATAAAGCAAGAAACAGAAATGATTTTCGAAAGTATTGAAAAGATATTACAGAGCATTATGAAGATTTCAAAGAATACATATTATATAATGAAAACATTAAAGGTTTATTTCCTCCTAATATACAAAAATTTATTAAGTATGTGGTAAAAAATAATTCAATCTTATTTAAGATTTTTTGAAACCAAAAAGAAAGATTTTCAGATCCTACATGAATAAAAAATAAATTAATAAATGCAATGGAAGAAATTAATAATTTTCCTCAGGCCCAAAATGTAATTTATGTAGGCGCTGTGGATTATAATAATATACCTACTGAATTTTCAAGTTACACATTAAATAAATCAGAAATATCACCACTTATTTCCGCTTATGGTGAGCATTCTGATAAAGATGATGAATTTATAAAAAATAATAATGAAGGGTTATTGACACGCAGAGAAAGTAATGAGAAATTAAGAAAAAATAATGGTGTGTCACAAAGAGATTATGAATTTGAAAAAACTTACAATGAAATAGCAAATTTTAATGGAACAAGCATGGCTGCACCAATTATTACAGGAATGCTTTCATTATTACAAACTCAAAATAATAAATTATTCAATGTAAGTGAAGCTAAAACATTATTAGTCGCTTCCGCAACCTATGCAAATACTTATACAGAAAATACAAAATATGATGATATTAAGGTTAAAAATGAGTTTTGAAAAAATAATAGATCTAAATCTAAATCGGGATTTGGAATTCCTAAATATTTTAAAATGCAAAAGTTTATTAGCAATAATATGTTAAAAACATTTACTCCAGAAGAATTCAATTCCTCAAGAGGGTTCAATAATGTTTATAGCTCTGAATTTATTGATTCAAAATCTCAAATTGATGCAATTAAGCATACAGCATCGTTTATTTCATATTCAACTGATGAAGTCATTACTACAGAATTGTTGCGAAGCTTAAAAACTCGTACAGAGTGGGAAATGGTAAGCACATTCAAGAATATGTATTTAGCGAAAAAGAATACTATAAAAGTATTTAATGATGAAAAAAATCCAATAGATGTATTTGCTGAGGTAACATGAGGAAGTCAATTACGTGCAAAACAATCTATGAGTCCTAATTCTAACACTGAGAAATTAAATTTTGGAAATTACAAAAAGTCTCATGTAAAATACGAGTATTTTATAATTTCTCATCAATTAGAAAATATTTTAAATATACTTGAACAAGTTTATACTGATGACACAAAGCTAAACCCTAGAGGCTATGATAAAGATATTATGGAAGCCTACATAAAAATGATTTATTGAAGACAATTAGCATATAAAATTAGTTTTTCTTATATAAAGGAGATTCATGAAACTGAATAA
- the mnmE gene encoding tRNA uridine-5-carboxymethylaminomethyl(34) synthesis GTPase MnmE codes for MYDNIAAISSGSHINQPISIVRLSGPNAKEIISKIFKGRIGNDHNITYGHIYDGETLVDEVLVMWFLGKQDQDGNMVYNNYVGEPLVEINCHGGIIVTNKVLELLLQNGARLAERGEFTRRAFLNGKMDLVKAEAIHDLIMAQTTSQASASVNKFNGKTSSLIDQFLYEISLLIGVCEVNIDYPEYDDVEQMDNEKMLSKVKDLISKLQGIVKVSEDSRYIFEGVKVAFLGKPNVGKSSILNALLSEDKAIVTDIAGTTRDLVEATYKINDMLFKLVDTAGLRKTQEKIEQIGIQKSLEQIAKSDLVVHVIDTIQVQDEFDKQVENKAKELGKFYIKVLNKIDIQNQINEPNLVKISALENNISALENALVSNFANINIYDERIFSNTRQLSLIKQALDHLKNAQISLENQFTFDVVIVDLYAAWDALQNIKGNVNREDLLDVMFANFCLGK; via the coding sequence ATGTATGATAATATAGCAGCAATTAGCTCTGGATCACACATAAATCAACCTATTTCAATAGTTAGATTAAGCGGTCCGAATGCTAAAGAAATAATTAGTAAAATATTTAAAGGGAGAATCGGAAATGATCATAATATCACTTATGGTCATATTTATGATGGAGAAACCTTAGTTGATGAAGTTTTAGTCATGTGATTTTTAGGTAAACAAGACCAAGATGGTAATATGGTTTATAACAACTATGTTGGAGAACCACTAGTTGAAATCAATTGTCATGGTGGAATTATTGTAACTAATAAGGTTTTAGAACTATTACTTCAAAATGGTGCGCGTCTTGCTGAAAGGGGTGAATTTACTCGTAGAGCATTTTTAAATGGAAAAATGGATTTAGTTAAAGCGGAAGCGATCCATGATTTAATTATGGCTCAAACTACTTCACAAGCTTCAGCTTCAGTTAATAAGTTTAATGGTAAAACTTCAAGTTTAATTGATCAATTTTTATATGAAATTTCCTTATTAATTGGAGTTTGTGAAGTTAATATTGATTATCCAGAATATGATGATGTTGAACAAATGGATAATGAAAAAATGCTAAGCAAAGTAAAAGATTTGATTTCAAAATTGCAAGGTATTGTAAAAGTATCTGAAGATTCTCGTTATATTTTCGAAGGTGTTAAGGTAGCTTTTTTAGGAAAACCAAATGTAGGTAAAAGTAGTATTTTAAATGCTTTATTATCTGAAGATAAAGCTATTGTAACTGATATTGCTGGTACTACTAGGGATTTAGTTGAAGCTACTTATAAAATTAATGACATGTTATTTAAACTTGTGGATACTGCAGGTCTAAGAAAAACTCAAGAAAAAATTGAGCAAATTGGTATTCAAAAATCACTTGAACAAATTGCAAAATCTGACTTAGTTGTTCATGTTATTGATACAATCCAAGTTCAAGATGAATTTGATAAACAAGTGGAAAATAAAGCTAAAGAATTAGGCAAATTCTACATTAAAGTACTTAATAAAATTGATATTCAAAACCAGATTAATGAACCCAATTTAGTTAAAATTTCAGCTTTAGAAAACAATATTTCAGCACTAGAAAATGCTTTAGTATCTAATTTTGCTAATATAAATATTTATGATGAAAGAATTTTTTCAAACACTAGACAACTTTCATTGATTAAGCAAGCTTTAGACCATTTAAAAAATGCGCAAATTTCATTAGAAAATCAATTTACATTTGATGTAGTTATTGTGGATTTATATGCTGCATGAGATGCACTGCAAAATATTAAAGGAAATGTAAACAGAGAAGACTTACTTGATGTAATGTTTGCTAATTTCTGTTTAGGTAAATAG
- a CDS encoding YitT family protein, with translation MGAKKEYTRQKIKSSLLVFGFLYKIQKPWQKFGVMTIIGLVMGLCGVLLLQNTGLYALGLEAFGQGVGSFFLYLITSKYQNPELGYIIYNLCFWLIYFILNIPLLILSWKKISHSFTLYTLYYLAVFTVAGVMFGFIPGISDIYLFTNLKDSMPEAFLYKGDEMVQIVLWNYNAGAMKHMAIFLYSICWGMLQGIAAVACIIIGSSTGGFDIYGMYIAKAKLKDIGTVFLFLNFISLTLANIIGTYVPASLSLENASESITKLNKPWALDIFFNLNYVSGFFMLLINAFIVNITYPKNKLVQTQIYCDRPFELIEQINELSHRTYTFSVVEVIGGYSRKKKYMITTNTQYLDAADLFIVTKQINKDLFISILDLKKGDGYMFIEK, from the coding sequence ATGGGCGCTAAAAAAGAATATACAAGACAGAAAATTAAAAGCTCACTGCTTGTATTTGGATTTTTATACAAAATTCAAAAACCATGACAAAAATTCGGAGTCATGACAATTATTGGATTAGTAATGGGACTTTGTGGAGTTTTATTATTACAAAATACTGGATTATATGCCTTAGGGCTAGAAGCTTTTGGTCAAGGGGTCGGTAGTTTCTTTCTTTATTTAATTACTTCAAAATATCAAAATCCTGAACTAGGTTATATTATTTACAACTTATGTTTCTGATTAATTTATTTTATTTTGAATATACCTTTATTAATCTTATCTTGAAAAAAGATCTCGCATAGTTTCACACTATACACTTTATATTACTTAGCAGTATTTACTGTTGCTGGGGTTATGTTTGGATTTATTCCTGGAATTAGTGATATTTATTTATTCACTAACTTAAAAGATAGTATGCCGGAAGCTTTTTTATACAAAGGTGATGAGATGGTTCAAATAGTTCTTTGAAACTATAATGCTGGAGCAATGAAACATATGGCTATTTTCCTTTACTCAATTTGTTGAGGTATGTTACAAGGAATTGCAGCTGTAGCTTGCATTATTATCGGTTCATCTACAGGTGGATTTGATATCTATGGTATGTATATTGCTAAAGCTAAATTAAAAGATATTGGAACAGTATTTTTATTCCTAAATTTCATTTCACTTACTCTAGCTAATATTATAGGAACTTATGTTCCCGCTTCATTATCATTAGAAAATGCTTCAGAATCTATAACTAAGTTAAATAAACCTTGAGCCCTTGATATTTTCTTTAATTTAAACTATGTTTCAGGTTTCTTTATGTTACTTATCAATGCATTTATTGTTAATATAACTTATCCAAAAAATAAATTAGTCCAAACTCAAATTTATTGTGATAGACCATTTGAATTAATTGAACAAATTAATGAACTTTCTCACCGTACTTATACATTCTCAGTTGTTGAAGTTATTGGTGGATATTCACGTAAAAAGAAATATATGATAACAACAAATACTCAATATTTAGATGCCGCTGACTTATTTATAGTTACAAAACAAATTAATAAGGATTTATTTATTTCAATTCTAGACCTTAAAAAAGGTGATGGATATATGTTTATAGAAAAATAA